Below is a genomic region from Deinococcus koreensis.
CAAAGCCTAAAAGGAGCCTCTATGAGGGCGGTGGCCTGGATCAGGCCCCGTGGTTCGCCGTCGGCCGCGCCGCGCCTGCCACCCCGCATGACGCGCCAGCACACCTGTCAGGATGTGGCCCATGATTCCGCCACCATCAGCCCCTCCTCCGGCCCTGCATCTGCGGGGCATCACCAAGCGCTTTCCGGGCGTCGTGGCGAACGACCGCGTCGACCTGAGCGTGGGGCGCGGCGAGGTGCTGGCCCTGCTGGGAGAGAACGGCGCGGGCAAGAGCACCCTGATCTCCATCCTGTACGGCCTCTACCAGCCCGACGAGGGCACGGTCGAACTGGCCGGGCGACCGGTGCGGATCGGCAGCCCGGCGCAGGCGCGCACCCTCGGCATCGGGCTGGTGCCGCAGCACCCGCTGCTGGTCTCGCGGCACACGGTCGCGGAGAACCTGGCCCTGGGCTTCGGATCGGGCCTCTTCCCGGCCCGCGGCGTCACCGCGCGCATCCGCGAGCTGTCTCAGCAGTACGGGCTGGAGGTCGACGCGTCGGCACGGGTCTCCGACCTCTCGCCCGGCGAGAAGCAGCGCGTGGAGATCATCCGGGCCCTGCTGGGCGGCGCACAGGTGCTCATTCTGGACGAACCGACCTCGGTATTGACCCCGCAGGAGGCGGGGAGCCTGTTCCGCGTGATGCGCGATCTGCGCGCGGACGGCCGCTCCCTGATCTTCATCTCGCACAAACTGGACGAGGTGCTGGCTGTGGCCGACCGCGTGACCGTGCTGCGGCGCGGTAAGGTCGTGGGCGAGGTGCCCACGCTGGGCGCGACCCGCGAGTCGCTGGCCGAGCTGATGGTGGGGCGCTCGGTGGACTTCACCCGCAAGCGTGGGGCACCGGGGACGGGCGACGTGCTGCTGCAGGTGCACGGGCTGCAGGCCAGCGGTTCGCGCGGCCTGCCGGCCCTGCGCGGCGTGAGCTTCGAGCTGGGGCGCGGCGAGGTGCTGGGCGTGGCGGGCATCGCCGGCAACGGGCAGAGCGAACTCGTCGAGGTGCTGGCCGGGCTGCATGGGGCCACGGGCGAGGTGACGCTGGACGGGCGGCCCCTCTCGGGCGGCGCGCAGGAACGCTTCCGTGCGGGCGTGGCGCACATTCCCGAAGACCGCATCCACTCGGGCACCGTCCCCTCCATGACGGTGGCCGAGAACGTGGCCCTGCGGGGCTACGACCGGCCCCCACTGGCCCGCGGCTTGAGCCGCGACCTGAAGCGCACCGATGAGCTGGCGCGGCGCGAGGTCGAGGCGTACGCCGTCTCCACGCCGGGCATCCACACGCCCAGCCGGCTGCTCAGTGGCGGCAACATCCAGAAGCTGATCCTGGCGCGCGAACTGGCCGGCGAGCCGAAGCTGATCCTGGCGGTTCACCCCACCTACGGGCTGGACATCGGCGCGACCGATCAGGTGCACCGCGTCCTGCTGGAGCGCACCACGGCGGGCGCGGGCGTGCTGCTGGTCAGCGAGGATCTCGATGAGCTGCTCAGCCTGTCCGACCGGATCGGCGTGATGGTCGGGGGCTCGCTGCTGGGGCCGTTCCCGGTGGGCGAGGTCACGCGCGAGTCGCTGGGCCTGCTGATGGGCGGCGCGCACCCCCACAGCCTGCCGGGCGCGGATCAGGGAGTCGTCGCCGGGGGACTGGCGTGATGCGGCTGATGCCCCTGGCCGTTCCTTCGGCGGCGCGGGCAGTGGTGGTCACGCTGATCGCGGTGGCCCTCGCGCTGGCGCTGTGCGCGCTGGTCTTCGTGTTCTACGGCGTCTCGCCGGGCACGGTCTACGGCACCATGCTGCGCGGCACCCTGGGCGACCCGACCGGTCTGGCCGAGGTCGGGCGGCGCACCATCCCGCTGCTGCTGATCGGCGCGGGGCTGGCGCTGGCCTTCCGGGCACAGTTCTTCAACATCGGCGCCGAGGGGCAACTGCTGCTGGGCGCGGTGTTCGCGGCGGGTACGGGGCTGTTCGTGCCGCTGCCCGGGTTCCTGATCCTTCCCGCCATGTTCGTTATGGGCGCCCTGGGCGGCGGCCTGTGGGCGGGCGTCGCGGCGTGGCTGCGGCGGCTGAACGTGAACGAGATCCTGTCCACGCTGATGCTCAACTACATCGCGGTGGCGCTGGTGACCTACCTCATCGCCGGCCCCTGGAAGGGCAAGGACGTGCGCGGCTACATCTACACCGACACCATTCCGGACGCCGCCTACCTGTCGACCCTGCCGGGCACCCAGGTGCACTGGCCCACGCTGCTGCTGGGCGTGGTGGTGGCGCTGGGCCTGCAGTGGGTGCTGGGCCGTTCCACCTTCGGCTACGCCCTGCGGGTGGTCGGGGAGAATCCGGGCGCCGCGCGCTACGCCGGCCTGAACGCCCCTGGGATCGCCACCACGGTCGCGCTGATCACCGGCGGCGCGGCCGGGCTGGCCGGCGCGGGCGAG
It encodes:
- a CDS encoding ABC transporter permease, whose amino-acid sequence is MRLMPLAVPSAARAVVVTLIAVALALALCALVFVFYGVSPGTVYGTMLRGTLGDPTGLAEVGRRTIPLLLIGAGLALAFRAQFFNIGAEGQLLLGAVFAAGTGLFVPLPGFLILPAMFVMGALGGGLWAGVAAWLRRLNVNEILSTLMLNYIAVALVTYLIAGPWKGKDVRGYIYTDTIPDAAYLSTLPGTQVHWPTLLLGVVVALGLQWVLGRSTFGYALRVVGENPGAARYAGLNAPGIATTVALITGGAAGLAGAGEVAGIHHRLLEAGQLSLGYGFTAVIVAWLARGHPALCLITAPLMGIILAGGDLLKIDLNMPFRVVDVFSGVILLCLIASEVFVRNRVAWGK
- a CDS encoding ABC transporter ATP-binding protein, with the protein product MIPPPSAPPPALHLRGITKRFPGVVANDRVDLSVGRGEVLALLGENGAGKSTLISILYGLYQPDEGTVELAGRPVRIGSPAQARTLGIGLVPQHPLLVSRHTVAENLALGFGSGLFPARGVTARIRELSQQYGLEVDASARVSDLSPGEKQRVEIIRALLGGAQVLILDEPTSVLTPQEAGSLFRVMRDLRADGRSLIFISHKLDEVLAVADRVTVLRRGKVVGEVPTLGATRESLAELMVGRSVDFTRKRGAPGTGDVLLQVHGLQASGSRGLPALRGVSFELGRGEVLGVAGIAGNGQSELVEVLAGLHGATGEVTLDGRPLSGGAQERFRAGVAHIPEDRIHSGTVPSMTVAENVALRGYDRPPLARGLSRDLKRTDELARREVEAYAVSTPGIHTPSRLLSGGNIQKLILARELAGEPKLILAVHPTYGLDIGATDQVHRVLLERTTAGAGVLLVSEDLDELLSLSDRIGVMVGGSLLGPFPVGEVTRESLGLLMGGAHPHSLPGADQGVVAGGLA